One Estrella lausannensis DNA window includes the following coding sequences:
- a CDS encoding RluA family pseudouridine synthase, which translates to MNILYEDNHLLVLNKDAGRVMQEAPGSADDLTSCAKAFIKERDQKPGGVFLHAVHRLDKPVSGIAVFAKTQKALERMNRFIREGRFNKIYFALVEGEIPASGHLKDYLFHGDHKAVLRNSPQEGYKRAELTFRRLRQGHGFSLVEINLLTGRYHQIRAQLSNFGYPIVNDDKYGSRIKKAAPGICLHHGKVSFPHPVKEETLLLECQVPAYFDS; encoded by the coding sequence ATGAACATTCTTTACGAAGACAACCATCTGCTTGTCTTGAACAAAGATGCGGGGAGAGTGATGCAGGAGGCCCCTGGGAGTGCAGACGACCTTACCTCTTGTGCCAAGGCCTTCATCAAGGAAAGGGATCAAAAACCGGGCGGCGTTTTCCTCCATGCCGTGCATCGTTTGGATAAGCCCGTCAGCGGTATTGCCGTTTTTGCCAAGACACAGAAGGCGCTGGAGAGGATGAACAGATTCATTCGCGAAGGCAGATTCAACAAAATCTATTTTGCCTTGGTGGAAGGAGAAATTCCGGCTTCAGGGCATCTTAAGGATTATCTCTTTCATGGCGATCACAAAGCAGTGTTAAGGAACTCGCCGCAGGAGGGGTACAAAAGGGCAGAGCTGACTTTCAGGCGGTTGCGCCAAGGACACGGTTTCTCCCTCGTCGAGATCAACCTTTTGACGGGACGCTACCACCAGATCCGCGCCCAGCTTTCCAATTTTGGCTATCCAATCGTCAATGACGACAAGTATGGGAGCCGCATCAAGAAAGCAGCTCCGGGTATTTGTTTGCACCACGGCAAGGTTTCATTTCCCCACCCTGTTAAAGAGGAGACTCTCCTTTTGGAGTGTCAAGTGCCTGCTTACTTCGACTCCTGA